TGACAAACGACTACATATAAATGTGAAAAAGAGGGTATATTCGGATGATTTTTTAAACCCAGCATGTCTTACCTTGATTGTGCTACTTCAACAGAAATGTGCTCTCATGATTAGGCAAGTCAGAATACATTACCTACATAAATGTTAGCCTTCTACTCTCAAATCATTTCCTTGTTTCCAGTGCTGACCAGCGGGACAATTAGCATGCAAATACCGTTCCTCATTGACATTATGCAAAAGCACAAGGGCAAACCTTGCCACAAGCTGTttcacagtgagagagggacaatgaagaaaaaaaaactgcagaACCCTAAGAGCCGTTGTTTCCTACTCACTGTCTGTTCCCGTTGGAGACATATCACATGACACATTAGGTAAAGAGATAgtctccactcacacacacacacacacacccacacacactacccagagATCAGGTTCAAACTGTTTGCATCAGATACCATGTTGCAAGAGGAAGGACCTGTGTTAGTTTCTTATGTGTGCGAAACGGCTAATCTTCCACAGACTAAAAGGCCCAGAGAAGTAGCGCAGGGCTGGATTAATCTACAGCATCTCCAATCCCAACAGAACATTCAAGAAATAGAATGAAATCTTACTTAGAGCGGAGCCTGGAAATGGACTAGAAAAACTGTTAAAAGACACAGTtaaaagaaaggagggagaaagaaaggaggtgACGGATAAGGAGAAGGAAACAGACCATCTCCACAGGAGAGACCGGAAACGAGACGCTTTGTAAAAGGATGAAGAGCTGACAAATATGTCTACAGGAACTCTTAAGATCCTAGTCAACCAATCAGTCATCTGAAAGTCCAGCTGAGAACGAAAAGCTCCAACCATGAGAGACGTGGACCAAACTGACCTTTTCCCTAAGTtctgaccagaccagacccgAGCCAGTGCAGCCAAGATGATGCAGCAGATTCTGAGGGACATGTACATTGAGCCAGACCTGTTAGCTGAGCTGAACGAGGAGCAGAAGCAGATTCTGTTCTACAAGATCCGCCAGGAACAGGTCCGACGCTGGAATGAGAGGGAGAACCCAAaaaaggaccaggaccaggacccagaTCAGAAACAGAAATTGGAACATCAGACACAGGACAAAGATAAGAAGGGTGAGTCATAAACAGTGAAGCCAACTGTTTCTGGGAGTGTTGATTGTGGTGTCTGTTTTCCCAATGCCAAGTTTCTCTGCGTTCCGTGCCAACATTCTCCAAATGTTCCCACAGTGTTCTGTAGCCAAATAAAgtaaattacattttaaaacaacTAATAATGACAGGAAAACAGATTTTTGCTTCCAGATTTTTATCTCATGCTTAATCGGTCAGCCCACCAGCTGCTGACTCACTACAGCTCTTCAGACTGCTCGATGTTTCTAACCGGGCTGTGCCTGCTCCctcaggaggtgagaggaacATCCAGTGGCTGGTGGGCAGTGATGGGgacgtgtgggtgtgggtgatgGGCGACGCCCCAGGGGATAAGTCGtacagtgacatcatcagggagctgatggaggagagggccaGACGGCAGGCACAGCAGGAGGCCCAGGAGCactggtgaggggagggagggagggggggaggggggatggttggaggggggggagggagggaaggaaggaagggggagggaggggggatggatggatggagggggcatggatggatggagggagggggggagggagggatggttggaggggggggagggagggaaggaaggaagggggagggggtagggagggagggggggagggagggaaaagacaGCTTTAACCATTCCTCTCTAATGCCGCAGGCGTGCCAAGGAGGCAGAGATCGAGAAGAAGTTTCGGGATGCCATGGCGAAGGAGAAGGCCAGGTTTGTGGCTGGGAAGTGgaaggaggagacggaggaTCGCAGGGCTGCcaagcaggaagaggaacgcATCCAGGAAGAACTCAAGGTCAGGAAGTGACCATCGCGTGACCTCTTGGTAATGGGGTAAAGCCCAGATCTACACTATACTGCCGAAAGTATTCACTTGTCTGCCTTCACACGCATATGAATGTGAGTGACAtcccattcttaaaccatagcaTTTAATATGATGTCGGGCCACCCTTAGCCGCTATGACAGCTTCAACtcttctaggaaggctttccacaaggtttaggagtgtgtgtatggggatTTTGGACCATTCTTCCAGAGGTGCATTTGTGAGATCAGACAGATGTTCGACGAGAAGGCCTGGCTCGCAGTCTCCACTGTATTCATCCAAAAGGTGTTCTatcgggttgaggtcaggactctgTGCAGGCCAGTTCTTCCACACCAAACTCGCTCATCCCTGTCTTTATGGCCCTTGCTTTGTGCATCTGAATTCAATGATTTGGATAGCTGAGTGAATACTTTTGGCAATATAGtgtattttaaaatataaatagAGTGTGGAGTAGAGGTATGGATATATATCTACACAACAAAGCAGTTCATAAAAGCCACGGTACATAGTATGCACTTGGCTAGTCAGCTAGAATGTGACCCCCCCAGGTCTGATTGTGACGTGAATGATGGGGGATCGTATGTTGCACTTTGGGAAAAGCGAGCGTGATTTCTTTTCCTATACAATCCAAGCGAAGCCCACCTCTAGGGCAAGGCATTTATTTGCCAAACCGGCTTGTGAGAGCAGTCCTCTTAAATATTTAAGTCTTTAAGCTCGCAGCCACTCACAGAGCGACCTGTTAGAGTCAGAACATCTTCTCAATATAGCTCCCAGCATGCTTTATTTGGCGGTGAGTTGAAATATGAGTGTAGGCTCTGGCGGTCGATAGTCAATCTGGCAAGTTCCCCAACAGGGGAAAATCAAGCAGATAAGAGGGATCTGTGGGTAGAGAGCAACTGGATCTCCCTGAGAGAGAACAGAGCCActggttcagtgtgtgtgtgtgtgtgtgtgtgtgtgtgtgtgtgtgtgtgtgtgtgtgtgtgtgtgtgtgtgtgtgtgtgtgtgtgtgtgtgtgtgtgtgtgtgtgtgtgtgtgtgtgtgtgtgtgtgtgtatatgctcgTGCTGGTGTAGTGTATGagttatggtttgtgaaaagccCCCATTAGTTTATTCAAATGATCACCACCCTAACTCAACCCACGCACAAACAATATGTTTTGTGATGTTTGAAGAACAGTAGACCCATAGGTTACAGTGCAGTAAAAGGTGTAACAGAAGCGTGTGCTGTAAGAGGTGTACTGACCTTGGTTGTGCATCGGTGGAGTCAGGGTTGTGGTGGTTTGCATTTCCTTTCGTTTTTGGTGATAAGAAACGTGCGTTTCTTGTTTCCATGATTTGTTCATGGTTGTCTTGTTCTACAATGTCTTGCTAAAAATGTACACCAAAAACAACAGAACTCTATAGGCTAGTATCAGGACCCATATATCTCCCGATGAATAAATAATCGCGGCCTCACATTTAAACGGTACCATCGGTTTTATCTGTCAACGTGGGATAATTTGAAATAAATAATGGGAAAAGTAAAACATCCAAACTAACTGCTGCACTAACCTACCCACGGCGAATCCTTTGATGTCATGACAATCAGAATCACTGAATTGGCTGTTGTCCTGAGTTAGACAGAACGCTAAATGTTAAAAGGGATGTCAAGTTTAAACACTAACGAACAGATGTGTATAATCTATTTTGACAGTGGCGGGGTATTTACAAGGTGAGTTGATGAGCCAAACAGTTTTGCGATTGGTTGTGATATGGCGGAAATATTAGCAATCGTTGTGCGGGATTTTAAATGGAAGTGAATACGGACTCATGGGTAGCCGATGCatctgtaaaagtgtgtgtgtgcatttgagaAATGATCAAAGACGCAGGAAGTTGTGTTAGAAAGAGAACAGGGATTAAGAGAGTTTGGAGTCTGGAGAGGTGGGATGTAGTTGAGAAGGTTGTCACGCTGTTGTGGCTCAAAACTCTGTAACAGCTCTGGAGAACATTGACAGACTCGGGTGATTTAGCACCCACATGAATGAGACCTTCTTAAGAAACTCGTCAAATATTAAACAGCTCGTTCATCATTCCCTCCCTCGACGCTCTTCTGGCTTGGAGGAGAAGTGCTGAGTCATTAAAcatttccctctcactctctccgaaactgagaaagaggagagagatgataaAAGAGCGATGTCTCAGATAACCGTTGAATTTCTACCAGGGTACCTATCTACCCTGAAgggattcttttttatttttcattaCTCCATTTTCTGACTCACACACGAATGTGTTCATTCACATTCACGTATTAATTCCATCCATTTACTCACTTACACACCCAACTATTTGCAGAATAAttaactcacacactcacagccaaaTGTCAGACTCTACACGCGTGGTATACAACATATTTCTGACTGAGCTGAGAAACATTCCAGAACAGAATGGCAGATGACCTCTTAGAGAATAAGTGAACACGAGACTAGCGCTAACTCTGAAACAGCAGCCCCGTCCTTTTCTGGCTGTTGAACCTGCTGGCCTCCATACTCGACACACTCCCTTTGCCAATTACCTTCCCGTCAACAACTGCAtcaactgtctgtctctcagtccaACCCCGCGAGCAGAATATCCTCCGCTGCTCACTGACAGCACACCGGTCAACAACAGCCGACTGTCGTTGAGCTGTCGTTTTTGTTTCTATAATGATGTGGTAATTATTTTTAATGTGATGAATTACGATGCCTTAGTGGTTCAGATTACCACAATGCCATGTGCTTGTCCTCGGGAATGAATTATTCACTCAATTATTTCCACTTCAGTCCCAATGATGAGCTGAACACTGTTGTTCATCTCTGGTGTACGGGAGAGCATGATAGTGGAGAATGAGATCATTAGCAAGGCTGAGGCAAGGCCTGCCAAGTTTAACATCCCATAATATGTTCTTTTAAATGGAATACCtctgtagtctgtgtgtgtgtgtgtgcgtgcatagtTGAGTGTGTGtcgctcactgtgtgtgtgtttacgcactttacacttttctgcttccacagaggagggaggaggaggagaggcagcgaggagaagaggagataaagcgagcagaggagaagagagcgagggagttgTATCTCTCCCTGGAGCGGGAGCAGCGAAGAAGTGAAAAGGAGAACAAGGAATGGGAGGAGCAATGTGAGTCATCTCTTTACCCAGTCGTttccttctccacccctccatctctctctaccctctcatcCATAAACACTGCTATCCTCTAACCTCTAAACTCTGGCAGCATTTTCTCTAGCAACTGTTTTTCTCTAAAGTTTAAAATTCAAACTCTCCTAGAAGAATGTGGGGAGTCATAAGATGAATTTGGGTAaaatagaatgtgtgtgtaatgggcCATACACTGTATCAGAACTGAAAGAAATTGATGCAGACACCCAAACAAatacctcctcccttctcctctcctctcccccagtgtGTCGCTCCAAGAAGGCGGATGAGGAGAGGCAGAGCAAGGCCCGCCGGGCCAGGGACGAGTCCCAGCGGCAGTCCGTCCGGGCCCTGGGGAAGGGCCGCGTGGCGGGGCTCAGTGGCCTGTTCCAGACGCCGCCCACTCACGGCCCCGGGCCCACCATGAGCCGCAGACACAGCAGCGACCCGGAGTCCTCGTCTCCTGCCCGCCAGGGCGCTGGAGCTCATGGCTCGGAGCACAGCCGGTCAGGTCCACAGACCCCAGCCGCTTCGTTTTACCGGCGCAGGCACAGCCGCCGACACAGCCACATCATCCCCCAGCCTCTGGACAGGTACATCTCTGAGACACTAGGGACTGCAGTACAACATGGTTGTTTAGTATGCTACAGAGCTGCAGCTAGTGTAGGCTTTTACTGTAAGTATGCTATTCATATTTAGTTTATAGTCTTAAACAATAGGGCTGGTGAGACTAG
This DNA window, taken from Osmerus eperlanus chromosome 6, fOsmEpe2.1, whole genome shotgun sequence, encodes the following:
- the sh2d4ba gene encoding SH2 domain-containing protein 4B, which produces MMQQILRDMYIEPDLLAELNEEQKQILFYKIRQEQVRRWNERENPKKDQDQDPDQKQKLEHQTQDKDKKGENIQWLVGSDGDVWVWVMGDAPGDKSYSDIIRELMEERARRQAQQEAQEHWRAKEAEIEKKFRDAMAKEKARFVAGKWKEETEDRRAAKQEEERIQEELKRREEEERQRGEEEIKRAEEKRARELYLSLEREQRRSEKENKEWEEQLCRSKKADEERQSKARRARDESQRQSVRALGKGRVAGLSGLFQTPPTHGPGPTMSRRHSSDPESSSPARQGAGAHGSEHSRSGPQTPAASFYRRRHSRRHSHIIPQPLDSPAWVRGPRPSSKECVLLWFKEEQGPKQAGYERNSTTIAPWFHGLISRQDSETLLMNASEGSFLVRLSDMIWGYTLSCRTPHGFKHFLIDASADYYSFLGVDQNRHATLADLVDFHKEEVITTSGGELLLEPCRRTASSTDYGELFQ